Within Triticum dicoccoides isolate Atlit2015 ecotype Zavitan chromosome 1B, WEW_v2.0, whole genome shotgun sequence, the genomic segment TTTGTAACCTCTTTTTTTTTAACAAGATATATCTATAACAGTAGAATAAGTTAGTAATGTGATGTGAATCCAACAAGATTGATTCAAATGGGAACAAGAAGCCCTTTCCACAGCCAAGCCAAAATTTACAAGGCAGACATGTGGGTTCAAGTAATGAACGGTCCTGTGATTTGTCAATGCAGTTGGATTCAAGAGTCTACGTCCTTTGCTTGGAGGAGCTTTCCATCACCATGCTCGCGTAAGTGCCCAACAGAAGCCGAACACTCTTCTAGCGCTTGTGAAGAACAGTGTCAAGATACAGTTGATGATCATCAGATGAAGAAAGAGTGATCAACAAGAAAAGGGGAGAATGAAAAAATTTCCATCTTAATTTACATTCCTTGAGTTGTACAGTACATATGCGCATGGCACGTGCCAATTACTTAGTGGCGGTTACGCTGCATGTCTAACTTGGCCAGCGACAAATGAAATGGTGTGAATCAGGAAGATCAACAGTTAAGACGGTACACTGGGAATTAACCCAATAGCCTGAGCAATATCTAGCTTCTTCCTACAATAATCCTCATAGAACTTCGGTTTCTGCGTCTGAAAAAAAAAAAGAACTTCACTTAAGTAAACTATAGTTGAAACTTGAAACAGGTATGCGGATGCAGTTTTATAATAAAGTACCTCCTTTCTAAGTGCCTCTGCGATCAACTCCCGGGCTTTATCCTCTGAAATCTTGCTTTTGTCCTCTGCAAACTATGGTCAGGTATAGCATCAAACACAAGAACAATGTTCCGATGGTTTCGATCTAGGCTCTCTGTTTGGATGCCAAGTATTTAAAAACCTATAGTACTGGAAAATCAATGGTATTTTGGGTTGTAGGTAGAAAATAGTgtacaaatacaacgaagcatttgGCGATGGTAGTATTTACTGAAGTTTCTGTTTTCTTATTTTACGTTCCATAGCTATCATAAAAAAATCTAACTAGTTTTTGGGCATGCACATGCACATTGAAGACAACTGTTTGGTTAATTGGCTCTGTATATAAACTATAACATATCAGATCTATACTTATATATTCTCTACTATGTGACACGGTTTCAAAGCAACATATGTTGTAACACTGGTAACTGACTGCCTAGTGGATGATGCCTAAGATCCAAATTAGTGGACACAAAATCAGAGTAGCGACACTAACTAAAACATCCCATGCAGTTGTTTCTCTATTTAGAGAAAATAGGGCAGGAGTAGATTTTTTAATACTCCCAAAATACCATAGTACCAGGAATACTGCAGCTTGTAAAATTATGGTATTTACTAGGTCCAGACGCCACAAAGTAACTATTGTTCTTTTCAGAAATCATGGAATTCAGAAAAAACTATAAAAACACTTTGCATCCAAATATGGCGGAAGAGTGTGAGACACACAGAACGGCACTTACTTCCTTGAGGCAAGCTGTGCAAGCAAGAAACTGAAAAGTAAAAGTATGAAAAAGATGAGCATATAAAACACCTATAATCATGAATATCATGTGAATTTGGAAACCATCTGAGAAAGGAAAACAATTTACCTCCTCTTCCAAGTCAGAGCAGAATGTGTCATTCTCCAGTGCACGTCTCATTCTTTCTTGGCGTAACGGGAACATGTTAAGTTCATAGACTTCATACAAAGCATCCCTGAATTTCTTCTGTTAATTGttcaaggggagaaaaggaaaatACATCACAAAGCATCACAACATGAGAGTTATAATCACTGAATCATTTCTTGGTTGTTCAGTACTAACCTCCATCGTGTACCTTTGCCAAATCTCATAATAGAGACCATCAAACTCGTTGTAGCAACATACATCAAAACCCATGCTATCTAACCACTCCTGAATTAAAAAAATATGCAATTGTTAAATACATAACACCTAAATGAAAATAACAAGTGTACGAGAGACCCTACGTAGAAGCCAGAAAAGGCTAAGCCCCCATATATCTCCGAGAAGTCAGTAGCGATCTTGATTGCTTGGTAAGTTCCTCTGGTCAAAATCTTTCCCCACTAAAATAGAAGAGAAATTATGATGGTGCTAAAGTATGTATATTGACATATATAGTGTCACTCCATGTGTTTTTGTATAGACATGCTTACcataagagatggaggctgacttagcACATAAGCTTCAATCCACTGTCGCGAGAAAAAAAAAGATTGTTAGTACAAAAAAAAACACATTTGagtaactttatcatatctatggtGCATACCTTAAGTTTCTTCGACAATTCTTCACAAAATTTGACATATTCTTGTTCAATCTCATAGCTATGACAATCCGTGTGGTACTCATCCCAATTGACATACTCAAAACCACCCTACACCAAAGGGCATTAGAGAGGTAGCCaacaataaaaaaagaaagaatatcAAACAATCAGCTAATTATACTTGACCATTTTATAAGTTTTGATACATTTGCCAAAAGGTCATCTAAAGGAAATAATATAGTTTGCTATCCTTGATAGAAGAAAAAAATTACAAACAGTTTcactatattattattattattaacatGATAAGGTAGCAATTAACATAAAAGGCAACAAGGTGAAAGAAAATTGTCCTGAATACGCACTATAATTGTATTTAGTCAAACAGGCTAGTTTCTCACAGAAATTGATGAGTATCGCGTTCTAGCTTATAAAATTATTATAACATTATATAACACTTCTTTCAAGGTAACAGTAATTAAAACGTACAGCTCCTGCAGCATGAACATGCGTGCGAATTGGTCTACAAGAATATAGGGATCCCAAGAATATAACAGGAATATACTGGAACGGTTTTTTTTAATCTTTTACGAGGTTTTACAACTACAACACCATATAAATATTTTGATCTAACAACAGTATTGTCGTTTTGGTGAGTAGTGTCTGATGAGCTTAAACACTGGTCTATCGTACTAGATCAACAAAACATAAGCAGATGCATACAACTTGCCCAGAAAACAAAAACACACGTACATAATTTCGAGGGACCAGCCGTTGGTAGTCCTCCAGGTCAGCAAGTTTGCAGTAATCAGGGTGGAAAGACCAATCTAATTCATCATCTTCCTCAAAGGACTTAAAATATCTCTGCCCCATAGGACGACAGCCAGGGGGGTAGTCCTCTTGCAGCTTATCATAGCAAAGCTTATCCTCAGGCACGTGTTGTGACAGCTATAGACAATGGATCAATCATGGGGTTAAATTAGCTATGAACAGGGTATTACAAAACCATCATACGCAGCATATAACTACTAATTGAATACTAACACAAGCGAAGCAACCTACATGGACTCAACAGTACCATGTATGACATACTTACACTGGGTGATGGGACTACGAATCTAACCTGATAATATTTGATGCGATACATTTCATGGCGAGCATTGAGCTCTTTCAGCTGCACAGCATCCAGCTTAGTGGAAAGATTGACATAAGGCTTGTCAGGCAGCTGTTTGAGATAAGCACGATACTCTTCGTTGCTGATATCATCTCCCAGGCCCAATTTGTTCAGCCTTCGGATTTCGTCCTCTGCTTCTTCTAGTTCCTTGTTCTTCTTTGACTTAGCTTGATCAATAGTTTTGTTGGTGGCTGCAGATGGCTTACGAGCATGCAAACTAGTATTGCCGCGGAGAGTGGCACATGCACTAGATTTTGAGGAACCGGCTGGTCTGCCTTGTTGTGGGGTGTGGAGTGAGGATTCTCCACCAGAGACCGTGCCGACTGTCTGATCCCTGTGTTGCTTCAGCGGTGGCAGCACCGCCGTCCAATTCCTGACTTGCTTCCGCAGCACCTCTCCACCGGAAGCCGTGCCGACGGTTTGACCCCTGTGCTGCACTGACGAGGGTGTCCGCTTCCCGACTTGCTTCTGCAGCACCTTTGCACCAGATACCATGCCGCCAATCGTCTGACCCCTGTGTTGCTTCGTGTGATGCAGCACCGATGAGGGCGTCCGATTCCCGACTTGCTTCGGCAGCACCTTTCCATGGGAGAGCGTGCCGCCGACCGTCTGATCTCTGCGTTGCTTCAGCGGCGGCAGCACCGACGAGGGTGTCTGATTCCCGACTTGCTTCGGCAGCACCTTTCCATGGGAGAGCGTGCCGCCGACCGTCTGACCCCTGTGTTGCTTTAGCGGCGGCAGCACCGACGAGGGTGTCTGATTCCTGACTTGCTTCGGCAGCACCTTTCCATGGGAGAGCGTGCCGCCGACCGTCTGACCCCTGTGTTGCTTTAGCGGCGGCAGCACCGACGAGGGTGTCTGATTCCCGACTTGCTTCGGTAGCACCGACGAGGGCCTATGATTCCCGACTTGCTTCGGCAGCACCTCTACATGGGAGAGAGTGGAGACCGTCTGATGATCCTTGTGTTGCTTCGGCAGCAGCTGGACCGACAAGGGCGACCGATTCCCAACTTGCCTCGGCGACACCTCTCCAGCGGAGAGGGAACTGAGCCTCCGATTTCGGACTTGGTTCGGTGACGGAGGGAGCGAGACGGGAGTCCGATTCCCAACTTGCTTGGGCAGCACCACTCCACCGGAGGCCGCGCCGACCGTCTGACCCTTGGGCGGCGGAGGGGGCGTCCGATTCCTGACTTGCTTCGGCAGGGCTTGTCCACCGGAGACCGTGCCGGCGGTCCAATTGGCGACTTGATTCAGCGGCGGCACCACCGACAAGGGCGTCCGACCCCCGACTTGACTCGGCGGCGACCGCACTCCACCGGAGGCCGTGCCGGCGGTCTGATTCCGCGGCATCGCTCGAAGTAGAAGGATTTATGGAGGCGGGGAGGGGATTGAAGAAGTGAagatggaggcggaggcggccagACGGAGACGGGGGAATCGGGTTTCGCTGAGAGGCGGCCGGCACAAACCTGGCCAAACGGGCCAGTGTTGTCGGCCCGGCACGATAGCCCGCGTGCCCGGCCCGTCATTGGACCGGCCCACATTAAATGAAAAAGAGAAAGATATGAGACAAGTGGGCATCGATGTGGTTAGGACTAGGCGTGTGATATACCCCTAAaaaaattgtctcaaaaaaaaatatACCCCTAAAAAAGGCGTGTAACATACTTGAGGCAAAGGAAGCCGGATTTTCTATTTGTTTTCACgcgttttttttttccttttttcacagggttttcttctcttttgtttgcttttcttttttcttctccatttttggttcggtttttctttttcttatccatCTTTTATTCGGTTTTCTTTTGTCCTTCTCCATTttttgtttggtttctttttcttctacatttttttttgttttcactctacattttttATATGTCAAAAAGATTTTTTTAATCcactaaaaaaatattttttaataagtgatcaatattttttgtatacacgttcaacattgtcCGAATGCTTATTCAATATTTTTGGAATACTTatttaacatttttaatacttattcaacacgtTCAAATACCTGTTCGGCATTTTTTAAATTATTGTTTAACATTTTATTATACtttttcaatatttttcaaatgtgTTTTTGAAGAGTg encodes:
- the LOC119300114 gene encoding uncharacterized protein LOC119300114 → MPRNQTAGTASGGVRSPPSQVGGRTPLSVVPPLNQVANWTAGTVSGGQALPKQVRNRTPPPPPKGQTVGAASGGVVLPKQVGNRTPVSLPPSPNQVRNRRLSSLSAGEVSPRQVGNRSPLSVQLLPKQHKDHQTVSTLSHVEVLPKQVGNHRPSSVLPKQVGNQTPSSVLPPLKQHRGQTVGGTLSHGKVLPKQVRNQTPSSVLPPLKQHRGQTVGGTLSHGKVLPKQVGNQTPSSVLPPLKQRRDQTVGGTLSHGKVLPKQVGNRTPSSVLHHTKQHRGQTIGGMVSGAKVLQKQVGKRTPSSVQHRGQTVGTASGGEVLRKQVRNWTAVLPPLKQHRDQTVGTVSGGESSLHTPQQGRPAGSSKSSACATLRGNTSLHARKPSAATNKTIDQAKSKKNKELEEAEDEIRRLNKLGLGDDISNEEYRAYLKQLPDKPYVNLSTKLDAVQLKELNARHEMYRIKYYQLSQHVPEDKLCYDKLQEDYPPGCRPMGQRYFKSFEEDDELDWSFHPDYCKLADLEDYQRLVPRNYGGFEYVNWDEYHTDCHSYEIEQEYVKFCEELSKKLKWIEAYVLSQPPSLMWGKILTRGTYQAIKIATDFSEIYGGLAFSGFYEWLDSMGFDVCCYNEFDGLYYEIWQRYTMEKKFRDALYEVYELNMFPLRQERMRRALENDTFCSDLEEEFLACTACLKEFAEDKSKISEDKARELIAEALRKETQKPKFYEDYCRKKLDIAQAIGLIPSVPS